The segment GACGGCTTTGAACCCGGCAAGGATCCGGCCATCCGCGACAAGATCGCCGAGATGTGGATCGAGGCGAACGTCTGCCGGCTGATGACGATGCGCAGCATGTCGATTGTGGAGCATGGCGGAAAATTCACCTACGAGGGGTCCGCCGAGAAGGTATGGGCCCCAGAGCACGGAGTGCGAACCACCGAGGCGATCACGCAAATGCTCGGGCCCTATACCCAGCTATTGAACGGCTCTCCGCATGCGATTCGCAGCGGCCTGTTCGCGCACAACGTGATGGGATCGTTCCAGTCCGGCATCAACCACGGCAGCGTGCAGGTGATGCGGGACCAGGTGGCACGGCGCGGTCTTGGCCTGCCTTCATCGCGCAGTTCGCAAAAGGCGAAGAAAGTGGAATAAGAGTGATACGACTGTCACACCACCCGCCCGCCCTTCAGAAAGGGAGCGACATCGTGGACTCGACAAGACGCACCCTGTTGACTACGGGCGCCGCCGCGGCAGCGATGGCCGCTGCGCCAGGTGCGTTTGCACAGCAGGCCAGAAAAGAAGGAGCTGCCATGGCGTTCTACCAGAAAGGCGACGTCCGCATTGCCTACGAGGAAACCGGGAAGGGCTTCCCGCTGCTGATCATCTCCGGCGGAGGGCTGAATTCGACCATCGAGTGGGCCAGGAAGCGCGCGCCGTTCGACGCCATGGAGGCGTTCAAGGATGAATACCGCTGCATCGTGACGGACCTGCGTAACGCGCACGGCGGGCAGTCGACGGGCCCGCTCGAGGTCGACCGGCCGTGGGACTCCTACACCGACGACCTTCTCGGCCTGATGGACCACCTCGGCATCAAGCGCTTCCTGGCGCTGGGCTACTGCATCGGCGCGCCATACATCTGGAACCTCGTCAAGCGCGCACCGGACCGGGTGGTCGCCGCCGTGCCGGCGCAGCCCGTCGGCTGGAACAAGGCTCACCCGACCTACATGCGCGACCTCAGCATGAAGAGCTGGGCCCCCGAGCTCATGAAGCGCAACCCGGCGATCACGCCGGACATGATCGAGAAGTTCCTGACCCGGATGTTTCCCAACCCCGACTTCCTGTTCACTGTGAACCGCGATTTCGTGCGGAGCTGCCAGACACCGATGCTGATCCTGCTGGACGACAGCCCGGGGCACCCGTACGACGTGGCCTGGGAAACGGCGATGCTCGCACCGAAATCGGAGCTGGCTCACTACCCGTGGAAGGAGCCCAAGGAGCTGATCCCCATCGCGGTGCGCCAGGTGCGCTCGTTTCTGCGGGCGCATCGGCCGGCTCAGTCATAGGCACTTGAGAGCTCGAATTAAGGGAAGCACACCTTTTCGATATGAAATTGTCACTGCGACGACCGGGCTGATACCGTTCTTGCGACACAGCTCGGCCGATTTCACGCCGGCGTCAGCGCTGCGACCGATTCATGGATGGCGGGGGCCGGTCTGGAGGTGCTCAACGCTCGGCGACACGCTCCCAGAATAGCTCTTGATGCTGCATCACATTGGCGAATAGCCGCCGCGGTGGCGCCAGCACCATCCCATCGCTTTCGAAGCGCACCTTGCGCACCTGGTCGCCGCCGATGCGGCCGGGATCGGACGCGGCGTCGACACGCGTCGATAGGGTCTCACCGTCGAACGTGTAGTTGCCCGTGTACGAGATAAACAGACGTTCTTCGCCGCTCGGTACATCGGCACGGCCGTCGCAGATAACGGAATACATGCGCCCGTCGGCCTGAAAGCACGCCACGCCGTTGGGAGCCGGTCCCAAGGGCGGCAGCAGCGCTGCGCCGTCGTCGTCAACGGCCTTCGTGCTCTTGAGCCGCCAGGTTCCGATGATGCGCTTGTCGAGCATGTCGTCCCTCGTATTGTTTCAAGTAACAGAGCGGATCGGTCTATGAAACTGACGTTTCCAGCGCCCGATATGCTAGCAGTGATCTGCCCGCGTTGACGGGAGTCTTCCTTGCGCAGAAACGAAGATCGGAAAACATGAAGATCGCGATTGTCGGAGGCGGCATCGGTGGGCTGACTACCGCCTTGGCCATGACTCAGGCAGGCTTCGCCGTTACCGTGCACGAGCGAGCGGCGCAACTGGCCGATCAAGGCGCGGGAATTACGCTGGCACCCAATGCGACGCGCGTGCTCTACCACCTCGGCCTCGGACCAGACCTGGAAGCGACCTCGGTCACGCCGCCGATGACCGAATACCGGCATTACCGCACCGGCAGCGTCATCATGCGCATGGTGACCAAGGACTATCGCGAGCTCTATGGCGCGCCCTATATGCGTCTGCACCGCTGGGATTTGCAGCATGCGATGATTCAGCGTCTGGCGCAGACCGCTCCGGGTGCGCTGCGGCTCGGATCCTGCGTGGACCAAGTCGAGCCGCGTGATGAGCAGGTGGCGCTGAGGTTCGCGGACGGCCGCTTGGAGATGGCGGATCTGGTGATAGCCGCCGATGGCATCCGCTCGACGATCCGTGAGACCCTCTTCAATCCGGCGCCCCCGGTATTCACGGGCTTCGTAGCCTGGCGCGGACTGGTCGATACCGCCGATCTGCCTCGGCAGCTGCATGAATCGGCAGTCGCCTTCGGACAGGGCCGGCACATCAACCGTTACCTGGTCCGGCGCGGCGAATTGCTGAATTTCGTCGCCGTTGCGCAGCGAGATCAGTGGGAAGCAGAGGGCTGGACTATCCCGGCACCGCTGGACGAATTCCTCGAGGAGTTCTCGAGCTTCGACGAGGGTACCCGGACCGTCATTTCTCGACCGGTGCTCGGCCAGGTGTTCAAGTGGGGGCTGTTCGGCCGTCCCTGGCTCGAGGAGTGGTCTTCCGGCCGGGTCGTGCTGCTCGGCGACGCGGCTCATCCGATGCTGCCGTTTCTGGGACAGGGCGCGGCCAATGCCATCGAAGATGCGATGATTCTTGCGCGCTGCCTGAAGTCCGAAGCGACACCGGAGCGAGCCTTTTCGCTTTATCAACGGACACGCGCTCCCCGTGTCCGCACCGCAACCGATCAGGCAGCCAGGCGCGGGGATCGTTACCTGGGCGAACCCAACGCAGACAGTCTGAAAGGCAACGAGCCTGGGGCGGAATATGCCTACGACGCAGTCTGCGGGCCACTTGGCGGATGATCGGTCATCGCATTTCCTGGCTGACCAGCGGACGACATTGACGCCCCGCTCGCGGGGGTCTAGAAAAGACCACACCCGGAGCCAACCGAACAGGAGGAAGGACCATGGACGAGTGGCGGAACGTGCGCGTGATGCCCCGCGCGGAAATGCTGAAACGCGTGGCGCGGTTCAAGGAGCTGAAAGGCTCGGACAAGGGACTGCCGGACAGCCATCTGCCGGAGTCGCACAAGACGCTCTTTGCCGTGATCGGGTTCGCGCCGCCGGAGCAGAAGCTGAACGAGGCGACGTTCTCGCCGGTCGGCGACGCCTCGACCCTACCGGCGATCCCGGTCGCGGAGGGTTTCAACCTCGCCTACGTGCGCGCGAAGCCCGGCAAGGGCACGCTCATGCACAACCACGATACCAACGAGACTTTCGTCGCCATAAGCGGCCGCTGGCGGGCCGAGTGGAACGAGGGCGCGGCGAAGGAATTCCTGGATCTCGATCCGCTCGACGTGATCTCCTTCCCGGTCGGCGTCGCGCGCCGCTTCTTCAACGTTACCTGGGACGAGCCCGACCGCGAGCACATCCTGATGGCGATCATCGGCGGCAACCAGCCGCAGTCGGAGTTCACGCCGGAGGCGATGCAGCGCTGCAAGGAGTGGGACGACCAGCAGGCGGCGGCCGGGCAGCGCTGAGTTTCGGCTCCTGGCTCGCGGCTTGACACCGCACCCGGAGACGCGGGGTGCCTCGGCTCATCGCTCGCCCGTTCGGCCGCGCGTGGAACGAGGGACGTCGAGTGTCCATGGAACGTCACGGGGCATACGCTCGAACGCAATCTATCGAGCGTTCCCTATTCCATGACACGCTCGTCCCTCACCCCCAACCCCTCTCCCGGGGGGAGAGGGGAGCGTCGCGTCCGTATTGGACTGTCGTCCAATACGGAACGATCAATAAATGAACCCTTGGCGAAACACGGTGCACTGTTGCCTGGGATGCCGACCTCAATCTTTTCTTTTGCCTGTAAGGACTGCCGCACATGCGCCTTGGCCTGTTCATGATGCCCTTGCATCCGTCCTATCGCGCGATTGCCGATTGCTACGACCGCGATATCGATCAGTTGGTGTTGGCCGACAAGTTGGGGTTTGACGAAGCCTGGCTCGGTGAACACTTCACCGAGAAATGGGAAAATGCGCCGTCGCCCGATCTGTTGATTGCGAAAGCGCTGGCGTTGACCGAACGGATCCGTTTCGGCACCGGCGTGACCTTGCTCGCCATGCACGAACCGGTTTATCTCGCACATCGGGTGGCGATGCTCGATCACCTGGCGCGCGGGCGCTTCAACTGGGGGATCGGGCTTGGCGGGATTCCGACCGACATGGCGTTGATGGGACTTGACCCGGCTGAGGCGCGCGGCCGCGCTACCGAAGCGCTCGACGTGGTGCTCGGAATGTGGCAAAGCGACAGCTCGTTTTCGCATCGGGGCGAGTTTTTCCGCATCGAGGCGCCGAAATTCAATCGCGTGACCGAACGCGGGCTGCACATGAAGCCGATGCAGTTGCCGCATCCGCCGATTGCAGTGGCCGCGAGCACGCCGCGATCCGGTTCGCTGAAAGTCGCCGGTGCGCGCGGCTGGTCGCCGATGTCGAGTTCGTTGTTGTCGAGAGCGTTTCTGCCCGGTCACTGGGAGACCGTGGTTGACGGCGCGAACAGCACCGGCCTGACGCCGAATCGCAGCGACTGGAGAATTGCCCGCGACATTTTTGTCGGGCCGACACCCGAAATTGCCCGTGAACGCGCGCGCGCCGTGCTTGGCCGCAATTACGATGTGCATCAACGGCCGAGCCGCGCCGGCACCAGTCAGATGCAAATCATGAAACTCGATCCGTCGATGGCCGATGACGACATCGACGTCGACTATCTGATGGAGAACCTGTGGATCGTGGGAGACCCGGAACAGTGTGCTGACAAGATCCGCATGCTGTACGAAACGGTCGGAGGCTTCGGCACCTTGCTCAGCGTGACTGCCGATTCAGACAATCCCGCCTGGGATCACGAGAGCCT is part of the Betaproteobacteria bacterium genome and harbors:
- a CDS encoding cupin domain-containing protein is translated as MDEWRNVRVMPRAEMLKRVARFKELKGSDKGLPDSHLPESHKTLFAVIGFAPPEQKLNEATFSPVGDASTLPAIPVAEGFNLAYVRAKPGKGTLMHNHDTNETFVAISGRWRAEWNEGAAKEFLDLDPLDVISFPVGVARRFFNVTWDEPDREHILMAIIGGNQPQSEFTPEAMQRCKEWDDQQAAAGQR
- a CDS encoding alpha/beta fold hydrolase; the protein is MDSTRRTLLTTGAAAAAMAAAPGAFAQQARKEGAAMAFYQKGDVRIAYEETGKGFPLLIISGGGLNSTIEWARKRAPFDAMEAFKDEYRCIVTDLRNAHGGQSTGPLEVDRPWDSYTDDLLGLMDHLGIKRFLALGYCIGAPYIWNLVKRAPDRVVAAVPAQPVGWNKAHPTYMRDLSMKSWAPELMKRNPAITPDMIEKFLTRMFPNPDFLFTVNRDFVRSCQTPMLILLDDSPGHPYDVAWETAMLAPKSELAHYPWKEPKELIPIAVRQVRSFLRAHRPAQS
- a CDS encoding NAD(P)-binding protein produces the protein MKIAIVGGGIGGLTTALAMTQAGFAVTVHERAAQLADQGAGITLAPNATRVLYHLGLGPDLEATSVTPPMTEYRHYRTGSVIMRMVTKDYRELYGAPYMRLHRWDLQHAMIQRLAQTAPGALRLGSCVDQVEPRDEQVALRFADGRLEMADLVIAADGIRSTIRETLFNPAPPVFTGFVAWRGLVDTADLPRQLHESAVAFGQGRHINRYLVRRGELLNFVAVAQRDQWEAEGWTIPAPLDEFLEEFSSFDEGTRTVISRPVLGQVFKWGLFGRPWLEEWSSGRVVLLGDAAHPMLPFLGQGAANAIEDAMILARCLKSEATPERAFSLYQRTRAPRVRTATDQAARRGDRYLGEPNADSLKGNEPGAEYAYDAVCGPLGG
- a CDS encoding LLM class flavin-dependent oxidoreductase, whose amino-acid sequence is MRLGLFMMPLHPSYRAIADCYDRDIDQLVLADKLGFDEAWLGEHFTEKWENAPSPDLLIAKALALTERIRFGTGVTLLAMHEPVYLAHRVAMLDHLARGRFNWGIGLGGIPTDMALMGLDPAEARGRATEALDVVLGMWQSDSSFSHRGEFFRIEAPKFNRVTERGLHMKPMQLPHPPIAVAASTPRSGSLKVAGARGWSPMSSSLLSRAFLPGHWETVVDGANSTGLTPNRSDWRIARDIFVGPTPEIARERARAVLGRNYDVHQRPSRAGTSQMQIMKLDPSMADDDIDVDYLMENLWIVGDPEQCADKIRMLYETVGGFGTLLSVTADSDNPAWDHESLRLLAEEVAPRISDLG